GAGGGCAGTTCCAGGGTCTCGACGCCATCAGCGGCGTCTGCTCGAGGTCGCTGTCGCCCCTCACCGCCAGCCAGCACTTCGTGGGCAACCACTGGGCCGAGATCGACGGCGACACGGCGGTCGCCGGCTGCTACTTCCAGGCCCAACATCGCGTCGAGGGAGCCGAGGGCGGACCCAACCACATCGTCGCAGGCGCCTACTCGGACCGGCTCGTCCGCACCGATGCCGGGTGGCGGATCACCCACCGCACTCTGAAGAGAATGTGGACGGACGGGAACGCTGCGGTGCTCCCACGGATCCAGACGGACTGAGCACGAGCCGATCCCGACGGCCTGGGACGGCGGCAGCGCCGTTGACAGCAGGCCTTGGTAGTGGAGCTTGCGGGACGCTATTCGAACCCCGAGCAGATCAGTGGAGAACTGCTGGCGCTGGTCGAAACACCCCTCGCGTCAGAACGCACCCGTCCCATCAGCAGTCGGCGGCGACAGACGCGGCTCACCGAAGGCGAGGTCGACGCGCTGCGTGCCCAGTACGAGTCAGGCAAGCCGATCGCGGAGCTTGCGGCGTGGTTCGACATCCACCGCTCAGCGGTTCTAGGTCACGTCGCCCCGCCTCGGTCTCGAACGCCGCACCGGCCGGATCGACCGACACCTCGACGAGGCCGCTGAGCCCTCGTCCGCTGCGCCGGCGTCTCCGCCGAGTTGGCTCGCCGGGGCTCGGCGGTCGAGGCCACCTCCGGGAGTCTTCGTCGCCGCTTCGGCGTTCTAGCCGAAACGCTCGGTGCGAATGGTTCGGGCATCGATGCCGGCGGCGACCAACCCACCCGTGGCGGTCTCGACGAACGCGGTCGGCCCGCAGACGAAGGTCTGCTCGGGCCGGCGCCGGTCCACGATCGACTGCAGTCGGTCGGCGTCGATGCGGCCGCGATGGGCGCCCGCCACCTGCTCTCGGCTTACGAAGAGTTCGACGTCGAACCCGTCGTCGGCCAGCTCGTCGGCGTAGATGATGCGATCGCTCGTGCGCGCCGAGTACACAACCGTCATCGCGGCGTCGTCCGGCCTCGCCCGCCACATCGAGCGCAGGGGGGCGATGCCCGACCCACCTCCGACCAGCAGCACCGGACGGTTGGTCGGATCCCAGACGAAGTAGCCGCCCACCGGCCCCCGCAGCTCGACCTTCGTGCCCGGTGCTGCGACGTCAACCAGGAACGGCGACACCTCGCCGTCGTCGACCCGCTCGACGGTGATCTGTGGCTCCTCGTCGGGTCCTGATGACAACGAGTAGCTTCGCGTTGCCTGGTAGCCGTCGTCGGCGGTGAGCCGGACGTCGACGTGCTGACCGGGCCGATGCCCAGGCCAGTCGTCGACGGCGACTCGGAGAGTTCGCGCCGTCGGCGTCTCCCGTTCGGTCTCCGCGACAGTGACGACACGCCATTCCAGCCGCTGTTCGACCCGAGGGCTCGCCATGTCAGTCGCCGTGGTAGCGCTGCTCGGTCCAGGGGTCGCCGTGGTCGTGGTAGCCCGCAGCTTCCCAGAACCCCTGCTCTTCGTGGTCGGACACGCGGATCTCGCGCAACCACTTGGCGCTCTTCCAGAAGTACAGGTGCGGCACCACCAACCGCACGGGCCCGCCGTGGACCCTCTCGATCGGAGCACCGTCGAAGGCGACGGCCACCATCGCGTCGTGGTGGACGAGATCCGACACCGGCAGGTTCGTCGTGTAGTCGCCGTAGCTGCTGACGAGCGCGAAGTCGTGGTCACCGACACCAGCGTCGTCGAACAACGCCCCGACCGGAACGCCGCTCCAGCGTGTGCCGAGCTTGGTCCAGTGAGTGACGCAGTGGATGTCGGTCACCAGGTCCTCGACCCCGACCCCGTGCAGCCCGTCCCAGTCGTAGTCCTTCGACACCACACCGTCGCTGACGCTGAGGCGCCACTCGTCCCGATCGACGTCGATCGTCGGTCCTGCCGTCAGAACCGGGAAGTCGTCGGTCACGTACTGTCCGGGCGGGACGGACGGATCTGCCCGCCGTGCCCGTCGTTGGAATCCCTGCGTGGTCATGTCATGGCCTTTCCGGCTCCTGCGGACAGCACCGACGCGCGCAGGAAGCCCTCGCTGATCTCTCGGATGAACCAGGCAGCTCGCCCGGTTGGTCGGGACCGCCGGTGGTTGCAGTCGGCGGCGCCGGGCGGGCCGACCCGGGCAGCGGTGCACCCAGGAGGCGCACCGCTGCCGCGGTGGTCAGTGGTGGGCCGGGCTGATACGGAGGTCGGCTGCATCGACGGGGATGTCGTTGGCGCTCATGTCCCGGCGCTTCATGAGCCCGGTGGCATCGAACTCCCAGTGTTCGTTGCCGTGGGTCCGAAACCATTGACCGGTGTGGTCGTGCCACTCGTACTCGAACCGCACCGAGATGCGGTCGTCGGTGAACGCCCACAGCTCTTTGTTCAGGCGGTAGTCGAGCTCCCGGTTCCACTTGTCGGCGAGGAACGTTCGGATCTCGTCATGGCCGGTGAGGAACCGGTGCCGGTCCCGCCAGCGCGAGTCGGGGCTGTATGCCTGCACGACATGGTCCGGGTCGCGGGTGTTCCAGGCGTCCTCGGCTGCTTGGACTTTGGCCAGTGCGGTCTCGCAATCGAACGGCGGTGCGATCATCGAGCCGCCTCGCTGTACGCCATCTGGTCGGGCAGCGCCACCGGTGCGAGATTCACGACGAAGATGCAGTTGAAGTCGATCCGTCCTTCGCTGTCGAACCGGGAAAGGTTCACGGCTCCGGACAGGCGCACCGGCCCTGCGGCGCCGTCGTAGGCGCCGGTCCCGGACAGGACGTCGTTCTCCCCGTCGGCGGGCATGCCACTGGTCATGTGGGTGTAGCCCGGTGACCCGTGCGTCATCGGCGCAACCGAGGTGAGGCCTCGCACGGTGAGCTCGCCATCACCGAGACGGAAGGTCTGTGTGCCCACGAGGGCCAGGCCGCCGTTCATGGGCGTGATGTCGGCGAGGGTCTCGAGGACCGTGCCGACCTGGTCGCCGCTGGCGAGGTCGAACACGGGCAGATCGAAACCGACCGCCTCTTCGGTGCCGGTCGCTTCGATCCGTGGGATCGGCGTCGGCGTGCCGGTGGCGGAGCCTCGCATGTTGAGTACCAGTGTGCGTCGGGTGTTCGTGTCCATCGTTCCTCCTGTGGGTCTGTCGTAGTGGACACCCATATATCGAGACAGACCTGTCTGTCTATTCCACCTCGTCGGAAGATTTCTCCTTGTCGTGGCCTGCCCGGAGCGCGGCCCGCGCGCGCGCCAGGCGACTCATCACGGTGCCAACGGCGACGCCGAGATGGGCGGCAGCCTCTCGATAGCTGTGGCCGTCGACGTCGACCAGCACCACGATGTCGCGGTGCGCCTGGGACAGATTGCGGAACGCCACTTCGACGGCGGGGGACAGTGTGCGGGCGTCGAACAGATCGTCGGTGCCCGACTCGGCCGGGTGCGCGACGTCGTCAATAGAAGTGCAGGCATGCCGTTGCCGCCTGCGGTGATGGTCGTACGCAGCATTCTGCACGATCCGCGCCAGCCACGCCTTCGGATAGCGGCCGTCGAAGCGATGCAGGGAGCGGTAGGCCCGCAACAGCGCGTCCTGGACGACGTCGTCCGCGGCATCGGGTGCGCTGCGCCGGGCGACGGTGTGCGCGAGCGGCAGGTGTGGTTGCACCCATCGGGCGAATGCGGCGTCGCGTTCGGTCTGTCGGGCTTCTGGCAAGGAGGTCGGTGTCATGGCCAGAGACTGTACAGACCGGTCTGGCTTGGATCAAGACAGACCGGTCTGTTAATCTCCGGAGAGGAGGTGCATCCCATGCCCGATCCCCGAGACCGCATCCTCGATGCCGCCGCTGAGCTCTTCTACCGGGAGGGCGTCTCAGCGGTCGGCGTCGACACCATCGTCCGCCACGCAGGCGTCGCGAAGGCGACGCTGTACAACCACTTCCGCTCCAAGAACGAGCTCGTCGCAGCCTGGCTCGAGCGACGAGACCTGCAGTGGTTCGAGATGCTCTATTCGCGCCTGGAACTGGCCGTGGCCGCCGACCCGCAGGCCGGCCGCATCGTCTGCGTCTTCGACGCCCTCCACGACTGGTTCTCCATGGAGGACTTCCGGGGCTGCGCGTTCATCAACACCGCCGCCGAGCTGCCTGACCCGGCACACCCCGCGCAGCAGATCATCGCCAAGCACAAGCAACAGCTTCGGAGCGACCTCGAGCGCTGGGCGAACGAACACCCGGTCGACGACCCCACGGCCCTCGCCGAGGAGGTGTTCCTGGTCATCGAGGGATCCATCGTCGCAGCAGTCATGCGCCGATCCGCCGAACCTGCCCGCGTCGGACGTCTCGCCACCCTGCACCTACTCCACGCGCATCAGCACGGATGAGGCGCCCCCGGCCAGATTGACAGCGAAGGCAACTACGTCACACGTGTGGAGCTGATGGGAATCGAACCCACGACCTCTTCGTTGCGAACGAAGCGCTCTAGCCAACTGAGCTACAGCCCCGAGACCCCGCAATGCTAGCGGCGCGTGGACGCCGCGATGCAGGCCGGGTACGGGTCGCTTCGACCCGCTGTGGAGTGCTGTTCGGCTAGTTCGCCGAACGCAGCTGCGGACGGTACGCCGGGACAGGTTCGCCGATGGGCTCACCGGCCGGACGGATCGGACGGACCTTGGCCCGCTTCTCCTCCGCCTGGCGCTGGTGCTGCACGAGCAGGGTGACGTACCCGATCAGGGCGAGGTCGGCGAAGAGGTGCAGAACGAGGAAGATCCCCTGCGCGGCGACCGCCGCGAGGAACGTGACACCCGCGAGCGCCATCAGCACGAAGAGGATGTTGCGACGCCGGCGCCGGGCCTGCGCCCGGGACAGCACCAGATGGCGCGGTGACTGCCCGTCGGACATCGAGACCTGCACCATCGCCTGGCGCGACCGCTCGACATCGGCCCGGGCCACGAGCGAATGGCCCGGAGGCGCGCCGCCGAACTGCGACGGAGTGGGCCGGGCGGCCGGGCGGATCGGCAACACCTGAGCGTTCGGGGCCTGGCCGCGGCGCATGGCAGGCCCGCCCAGCTTCGACAGCTGGTTCTGGAATCCCGCTCTCGAATCCGAGCGCGACGAAGGACGCGAATCACGCCGGCGCAGCCACGGTGGAACCAGAACGGCCGCCCACAGAACGACGATGATGATCAGGATCAAGAGCGTCAACAACTGTCGCGTCTACTTTCGAATGACAACGATGACATTTGTACGGGCTGGATACGCGGATACAAGGGGGTGACGGGGGTGGAACCGGTCCTCCCTCGCTCGCATCGCCCGGTCGCGGGCGTTCAGAACATTACGTTTCTACTACGAACGTAACAGAACACCAAGCGCGGGACCCCGCGACGGAGACTTTCGGCCCGCGGTGACGAGACCCGTTCATTCCTCGAACCCCCGCAGCGGTGCGTCCTCGTCCCGCCGGTAGGTCCCCGACCGTCCGCCTGTCTTCTCCCACAGGGTGAGATCGCCGATCACCATCGACCGGTCCTTCGACTTGCACATGTCGTAGATCGTCAGCGCGGCCACCCCACAGGCGGTCAGTGCCTCCATCTCGACGCCGGTGCGGTCCACCGTCTCGACCTCGGCCTCGATCTCGACGTAGTCGTGTTCGATACGGAAGTTGACCAGGACGGCGCCGACCAGCAGCGGATGACACAGCGGGATGAGGTCGGGTGCACGCTTGGCCGCCTGGATCCCCGCCACACGTGCCACGGCGAGGACATCGCCCTTGCCGATTCCACCACGGGCCACCAGCGACGCCGTCTCAGGGGTCATCCAGACCTTCGCCCGGGCGATAGCTCGGCGATGGGTGGGCTCCTTCGGAGTGACGTCGACCATCCGGGCCCGGCCGAGTGGATCGAGATGGGTGAGCCCGTGGTCGGTCATGGGCGGCGAGTGTAGTTGGCTCGTTGCTTGGGCAGACCAAGCAGGCGCCGAACGGGGCTCAGCCGCCGATCTGCGACATCGAGCGGGCCGGGCGGATGAAATGGACCTTGTTGATCGAGTGGCCGGCCCATTTCTCCCCCACACCGTGGCGGATGATCTCGGCGACCTCGTCGTCGGCGGCTCCGGAGCGCAGCGCCGTCCGCAGGTCGTACTCGTCCGTTGCGAACAGGCAGTTTCGGAACTGACCTTCCGCCGTGAGCCGTATCCGGTCGCAGGACTCGCAGAACGACCGGGTGACCGACGCCACCACGCCCACCTCGCCGCGGCCGTCGAGATAGCGGAAACGACTGGCTGGGGCCGAACCCGACGGAACCGGCTCCAGCGGGAACTCCGCGCCGATTCGCTCGATGATCTCGTCGAGGCTGACGACGTCGGCGTTGGTCCATGCGCCGTCGGCATCGAGGGGCATCCACTCGATGAACCGGACGGTCACGCCCTTGTCCCGGCCGAAGCGGGCGAAGTCGACCAACTCGTCGTCGTTCACTCCCCGCATGACGACGCAGTTGATCTTCACCGGGTCCAGACCCGCCTCGAGCGCTGCGTCGATGCCGTCCAGCACCCGTGCGAGTTCGTCCCGACGGGTCAGCTCCTGGAAACGGTCACGGCGCAGGGAGTCGAGCGAGATGTTGATGCGGCGCAGTCCGGCCGCCGCGAGCTTCGGCGCGATGGGGCGCAGCGTCGCACCGTTGGTGGTGAGGGCGAGGTCCACGCCGAGTTCGGCGAGCATCCCGACGAGGGTGTCGAGATGGGCTCTCACCGTCGGCTCACCGCCCGTGAGGCGGATCGAATCGACGCCGAAGCGCTCAACGAGGAGGCCGGCAACCCGGGTGATCTCCTCGAACGTCAACAGCTCGCTGCGCGGCGTCCAGTCGAGCCCGTCCTCGGGCATGCAGTAGGTGCAGCGGAAGTTGCAGCGGTCCGTGACCGAGATGCGCAGATCGCGGTGGACCCGGCCGAACGTGTCGACGAGCTGCTCCGTCATGGTCCCAAGGCTAGAGCTTCGGCCGTCGGTACGCCCCGCCAGGATCCGGTCTGTCCCTGAGCCTCGCTCCGGATTCTCGAAAGAATCCTGCGCTGCCGGTTGCGAAGTCGAACATGTGTTCGCTATAGTGACGGGACGTCGCCCACCCGGTACACCTCCGGGCGGCGGTCATCTTCCCCTTTCGACCCCTCAGGGTCCTCGAACCGGCCGGTCGCGAGTCGAAAGGAGCAGAGCCGTGTACGCCGAAACCCCCGGTGACGTCTCGGGCCTTTCCGATGGGGCGCTCGCCGAAGTCGTCGACAGCTTCGAAACCGACCGCCGCCGTGCTCTCGCAGCCGAAATGGACGTCC
This sequence is a window from Acidimicrobiales bacterium. Protein-coding genes within it:
- a CDS encoding nuclear transport factor 2 family protein → MTDTAYLLDRLAIHDLQVEYTRALDANEFDRLANVFTPDAVVDIEGRGQFQGLDAISGVCSRSLSPLTASQHFVGNHWAEIDGDTAVAGCYFQAQHRVEGAEGGPNHIVAGAYSDRLVRTDAGWRITHRTLKRMWTDGNAAVLPRIQTD
- a CDS encoding FAD-binding oxidoreductase; the protein is MASPRVEQRLEWRVVTVAETERETPTARTLRVAVDDWPGHRPGQHVDVRLTADDGYQATRSYSLSSGPDEEPQITVERVDDGEVSPFLVDVAAPGTKVELRGPVGGYFVWDPTNRPVLLVGGGSGIAPLRSMWRARPDDAAMTVVYSARTSDRIIYADELADDGFDVELFVSREQVAGAHRGRIDADRLQSIVDRRRPEQTFVCGPTAFVETATGGLVAAGIDARTIRTERFG
- a CDS encoding molybdopterin-dependent oxidoreductase; this translates as MTDDFPVLTAGPTIDVDRDEWRLSVSDGVVSKDYDWDGLHGVGVEDLVTDIHCVTHWTKLGTRWSGVPVGALFDDAGVGDHDFALVSSYGDYTTNLPVSDLVHHDAMVAVAFDGAPIERVHGGPVRLVVPHLYFWKSAKWLREIRVSDHEEQGFWEAAGYHDHGDPWTEQRYHGD
- a CDS encoding nuclear transport factor 2 family protein — translated: MIAPPFDCETALAKVQAAEDAWNTRDPDHVVQAYSPDSRWRDRHRFLTGHDEIRTFLADKWNRELDYRLNKELWAFTDDRISVRFEYEWHDHTGQWFRTHGNEHWEFDATGLMKRRDMSANDIPVDAADLRISPAHH
- a CDS encoding RNA polymerase sigma factor — its product is MTPTSLPEARQTERDAAFARWVQPHLPLAHTVARRSAPDAADDVVQDALLRAYRSLHRFDGRYPKAWLARIVQNAAYDHHRRRQRHACTSIDDVAHPAESGTDDLFDARTLSPAVEVAFRNLSQAHRDIVVLVDVDGHSYREAAAHLGVAVGTVMSRLARARAALRAGHDKEKSSDEVE
- a CDS encoding helix-turn-helix domain-containing protein yields the protein MPDPRDRILDAAAELFYREGVSAVGVDTIVRHAGVAKATLYNHFRSKNELVAAWLERRDLQWFEMLYSRLELAVAADPQAGRIVCVFDALHDWFSMEDFRGCAFINTAAELPDPAHPAQQIIAKHKQQLRSDLERWANEHPVDDPTALAEEVFLVIEGSIVAAVMRRSAEPARVGRLATLHLLHAHQHG
- the moaC gene encoding cyclic pyranopterin monophosphate synthase MoaC; its protein translation is MTDHGLTHLDPLGRARMVDVTPKEPTHRRAIARAKVWMTPETASLVARGGIGKGDVLAVARVAGIQAAKRAPDLIPLCHPLLVGAVLVNFRIEHDYVEIEAEVETVDRTGVEMEALTACGVAALTIYDMCKSKDRSMVIGDLTLWEKTGGRSGTYRRDEDAPLRGFEE
- the moaA gene encoding GTP 3',8-cyclase MoaA, whose protein sequence is MTEQLVDTFGRVHRDLRISVTDRCNFRCTYCMPEDGLDWTPRSELLTFEEITRVAGLLVERFGVDSIRLTGGEPTVRAHLDTLVGMLAELGVDLALTTNGATLRPIAPKLAAAGLRRINISLDSLRRDRFQELTRRDELARVLDGIDAALEAGLDPVKINCVVMRGVNDDELVDFARFGRDKGVTVRFIEWMPLDADGAWTNADVVSLDEIIERIGAEFPLEPVPSGSAPASRFRYLDGRGEVGVVASVTRSFCESCDRIRLTAEGQFRNCLFATDEYDLRTALRSGAADDEVAEIIRHGVGEKWAGHSINKVHFIRPARSMSQIGG